GGCCCCTAAAGGGTGGCCCCCCAAGTCTCACCCCCTAAAGGAAAGCCCCCCAAATCTCACCCCTAAAGGGTGTCCCCCCAAAGTCTCACCCCCAAAATCTCACCCTTAAAGGGAAGCCCCCAAAATCTCAACCCTCAAGAGCCCCCCAAAGGAAGCCCCCAAAATCTCACCCCTCAAGAGCCTCCCCCAAAATCTCACCCCTCAagggcagccccccccccaaacctcacCCCTCAAGGGcagccccccccaaaacctcacCCCTCAagggcagcccccaccccccaaaacctcacCCCTAAATGCTCTCCCATAAAGGCTGGCCCCAAACTGGTGGCCCTTAAAGGCTCCCCCAAACCGGGTGACCCCAAAGGCCCCCACGCCCCCAAAGGCCCCCGCCCCCAAAGGCCCCCACGCCCCCCCTCACAGGCACAGCGCAGGTCCCGGGCGGGGTTGGAGCCCTGGATGCGGAGCTGGAAGACGCAGTGGCTGCGGGACGAGCGGTCGTTCAGGGCCGTCCGGGCCACCGAGCGGTTGGCGGCCGCCgtctgcagcagctccagcacctTGGGGGGACGGACGGACACACAGACACCCCGTTAccccccctaaaaaaaaaaaaaaccacccaccgACACCCCCAAACCGGTCTCCCCTACCTCCTCCTCGGAGGCGACGGGGACGCAGCGCAGGTTGGGGACGTGCAGCTCCTCGCTGGCCGAGCTGACCCGCCGGATTTCCAGCTCGGCTCTGCGTTCCGGCCGGCTGGCCAGCAGATCCCGCAGGGATTCGTTATAAATCTCCAGAAAACTGGCGCTGAAACCATACTGTCCCGCCCCGCGTCACGCCGagctccccaaaaccccccccaaaatccaattttttgggttgttttttgttttttttactcaCTTCCCAACCTTTTTCCGCCAGTTCTTGGGCTCCTTGGAAAACCTGCCGCACCGCCCGCGGGATCACGCCCCTCGTTTCGGGATCCAGCACGTCCGGCCCTTCCATGGTGTACGTCTTCCCGCTGCCCGTCTGCCCGTAGGCGAAGATGCAGACGTGATATCCATCCAGCGCCGACTGCCACGGGGGAACGGAGGTGAGGAGGGGGCGATTTGGGGGTTCGGGGGTTCAGGGGGTTGGTTTCGGGGTTCTGGGGGCTTCTCCCCCCTTTCACCTGCACCAGCAACGCGATCTCCTCGAAGATCTCTCGTTGCGAGGCGGGCGGGGGGAAGACGCGGTCGAAGCTGAAGTCGTAACGGACGTCGCCTCGGCGCTCGCGCCCCACATGAgacttttgggggggggggggaaggatgaaaaggaggttttggggggtccccgattccatccccccccccaagtgaCCAACAGTTGCTAAACGCTCCATTTTAtccttaaaaatgtgatttttatagGCGCCGGCGCCGCTTCAGCCCACGGGACGGGGATTAACGATGGCCGAGGGGTTCGTTAGCGTGGGAGGCCCCCCCAAATTGGGGTTAGCgaggggggggcaccccaaaagcGCCTCACCTCCTCCGGCCTGGAGAGCACCAGCGCCTTGTCGTCGTGGGGGGGGAAGTGGAGAAGCTTCAGCCCCTTTTGTCGCTCCTCTTCCTCGGGCAGCACCGGCCGGACGCGGCAGAAGACGCGGATATtgccctggggaaggaaaaacaaacaaaaaaaccccccaaaaccaggaTTTTGGGGGTACAGGGGGGAGTTTAGAGGGGGtgtcatcccccccccccaaaaaaaaatattctggggTGTTACCTTGAGCTCCTGGACGAGGTTATGGAGGCGTCGCCGCTCCATCTCCAGGCCGTGCAGCCGCTCCTCCTGCCGCCCCAGCCGCTCctcccgcgccgccgcctccgcccgcagctccgccgcctccgccgcccgcTGCCGCAGCGTCCCCTGcgccagctccagctgcgcctgCGCGAGGGGGgggaaataatattaaaaaaaaaatcacgggGTGTACGcgagggggggtccccaaaattATTCCGCTTCCCTGGGTGGGAAAACGGAGGTAAATCCgtagggtttggggtttttttttttttaattttatttttggggCTGGAAAGCGGGAAGAAGCGTCGCCGTCGCCGTCACCaacctctttctcctccaggcGAGCGGTCAGATCCCGCGCCCGCCCTTCGGCCTCGGCCAGCGCCCGCCCGCGGCgttccacctcctcctccagccgcCCTTTCTCCGTCGCCAAACTTTCCCTTTCCCGCCGCAACCGCTCCGATTCTTCCCGGTAAGCGAGCAGCTCCGCGTCCAAACTCCTGAGAGAGACGAACGGGGGGagaacaaacaaacccccccccccaaaaaaaaattaaaatacgTTAAAACGTGGGGTGCACCCCTAATTTTTCCGGGGTTTGGAAGGGGGGGGACTCACTCCAGGCGCTGGCCGAGGTGGTTTTCCCGGGATTCCCGCTCCCGCAGATCCCGGAGCAGCGTCTCCAGGCGCTGCCGCAGCGTCCGGTtctccccctccagcccccgcGTTTTCTCCCGGCAGGCGCCCAGCGCCGCGCGCAGGTCGCTCACTTGGCCCTTCAGGTCCCAGGGGGGACGTTTGGGACGGGGGGCGGTCGCCACCGTGGGGGGCACCTGCGGGGCCATCGGGGGTGGTAAGGGGGTGTTGGGGATGTGGGGAAGGGGTTTGGGGACAtcgtggggggggggtgttggggatgtggggaggggcctggggaaggggggctttggggatggaggaaaggggggcttggggacatcgcggggggtgttggggacgtggggaggggcctggggaaggggggctttggggatggaggaaaggggggcctggggacaccggggggtgttggggacatggggaggggcCTGGGGACACGAGGAagggggggcttggggacaccagggggtGTTGGGGACGTGGGGAGGGGCCTGGGGACACGAGGaaggggggcttggggacaccggggggtgttggggacatggggaggggcctggggaagggggggcttTGGGGATGTAGGAaaggggggcttggggacaccggggggtGTTGGGGACGTGGGGAGGGGCCTGGGGACACGAGGAaggggggggcttggggacaccagggggtgttggggacgtggggaggggcctggggacaccgggggggtgttggggacatggggaggggcctggggacaaggggaaggggggcttggggacaccaggggagGGCCTTTGGGGACATGGGAAGGGGGgccttggggacactggggaggggcctggggacaccgggggggccttggggacaccgggggtgttggggacaccagggagatgttggggtgtttggggacacgggggggcgTTTGGGACACGGGAagggggccctggggacagcggggggggccctggggacagcggggggccCTGCCGCGCACTCACCTGCCCGCGGGGCGGCGGTGGCCGAGGCCGCCTttgggggggctgcggggacagggGGGGCCCCGCCCTGCtcaggctggggggggctgggcagagccctCGGCTCCCAGTACGGGACTGGGAGGGGCCCGgcccccagtgccacccctcCGCGtcccagtcccatcccagttctctcccagtcccccacctccccgtcccagtccccatcccagtgccctccctcctctcctcccagtttccTCCCAGTCTCGTCCCCTCCCatcccagccccctcccagtcctcccccTCCCTATCCCAGTTCACTCCCAGCGCCCTCCTCCCTATCCCGGTCCCCCCTCCCGtcccagtccccatcccagtTCCCCCTTCCCTATCCCAGTCCCCTTCCAGTTCACTCCCAgtctcttcctccccatcccagtcccctcccagttccccccctccccatcccagtcccctcccagtctcttcctccctatcccagtcccccctccccgtcccagaccccatcccagttccctcccagtcccctccctcccgtcccagtccccatcccagtccccttCCAGTTcactcccagtcccctcccagtcccagtcccagtcccgtCCCCCGTCCCAGTCCTGTCCCAGTCGTCCCCCCGTCCCAGTCCCCCCGGCTGGTCCCGCTCCCCAGGCGGGACACGAACCGccgccccttccctcccccgccccgtgcccccGTACCGGGcctggccgccgccgccacgcTGAGCGCCTTGAGCggggcgcggccgccgccgccgggccgggccgggccgggcccagcggggccgggccggggccgttTCTGTGCGGGGAGAGCGGGGTGAGGccgcaccggggctccgggccgcaccggggctccgggccgcaccggggctccgggccgcaccggggctccgggccgcaccggggctccgggccgcaccggggctccgggccgcaccggggctccgggccgcaccggggctccgggccgcaccggggctccgggccgcaccggggctccgggccgcaccggggctccgggccGCACCCTACCTGCtcgggcgccgccgccgccgcctcctgccCGGACACCGGGCGCTTGGCCCGGACACCGCGCACCGGTAGCCGGGAGGGGaccgggccggggccggggccggggccgggccccgccgccgcgtCCCGCAGGGCCCCGCCGGGAgcagccggagccgccgccgccatcttcccCGCGCACCTTCAAACTGCCTGGCGTCGCCGGCTGATTGGTCGCCCCGCCGCCAATCGCCGCGCCCTCGCGCGTCTCCCCCAATCGCCGCTCGACGGCCCGCGTCGCCCAACCAATCCGTCGACAGAGGTTGGCTTGGGCTCCTCCTTCGCATCACGTGATGCCgccccggccgctcccgccAGGCGCAAcggccggcgggggggcggggtcTTGCGCGACgggggcggggctggcggcgACCGGGGCGCTTGGGGGCGGGGCCTCCGAGGGGCGGAGTCTGGGGGgcgggtggggggaggaggcgtggcccggccgggggggggggggcctggTGGTGGAGGGCAGCCGCGGGGGCGTGGCGGAGGGCGGGGTCTgggcggcggaggcggggcCAGCAGCtggcgggggcagccccgggggccggggcagtttgggggggcagcaccgggcgggagcggggggaaCCCGGGGCAGCCCGTGCgtgtcccccgccccggggccggtgcCCGCGGGGAtcccccggggggggccggTGCCGCCGTCCGTCCGCGCCCCCctggccccccgccccccggccgccgccgccgccgccgccgttgCTGCGTCacggccccgcgctgccgccgccggccccggcccggccgctcggccccgccgccgccggtaagggggccgggaccccgggacccccgccccgccggcccggaGCCCGCCGGGACCCCGGTCCCACCCCCAActcggggagggaggggggggcgaCCTCCTGGACGGGACCCCCGCTGCCTGCGTGAGCCCCCCGACCGGGACATCCCCCCAAACCGGGACCCCCCAAACCGGGACCCCCCGAACGGGACTCTCCCCCCCAAAACGGGACCCCACTAAACCGCCCCCCCAATCTGGAGCCTTCCCCCAGCCTGGGAACGCCCCCCCCAACGGGGACACGCCCccgcctgggacccccaaaccgggacaccccaaaaccGGGACACTCCCCCATCCTGgaagccccccccccaaaccggGACCCCCAAACCGGGAGCTCCATCCCCACCCCTGCATGACCCCCCAAACCGGGACCCCCCAAactgggacccccaaactggGAGACCCCTCCCCGATCTGGACCCCCCAACGGGGACACCCCCAGACTGGGATCCCCCAAACTGGGACCCCCTGTCCCTGCATGGGCCCCCCGactgggacccccaaactggGCCCCCCCCATCCTGGATGACCCCCCCAAccaggacccccccccaaactgggACGCCCCCCATTCCAGGACTCCCCAAACTGGGACCCCCCAAACTGGGAGCCCCCCATCCCAGCATGAACCCCCCCCAAACTGGGAGCCCCCATTCCCGGACCCCCCAAACTGGGAGCCCCCCCAAACTGGGACGCCCCAGACCAGGACCCCCAAACTGGGCCCCCCATCCTGGATGACCCCCCCAACCAGGACCCCCCCAAACTGGGAGCCCCCCAAACTGGGACACCCCCAGACCAGGACCCCCAAACTGGGCCCCCCCATCCTGGATGACCCCCCAACCAGGACCCCCCAAACTGGGAGCCCCCCATTCCCGGACCCCCCAAACTGGGAGCCCCCCAAACTGGGACGCCCCCAGACCAGGACCTCCCAAACTGGGCCCCCCCATCCTGGATGACCCCCCCCAAACTGGGAGCCCCCATTCCAGGACTCCCCAAACTGGGACCCCCACCAAACTGGGagctcccccatcccagcatgAACCCCCCCCAAACTGGGAGCCCCCCAAACTGGGAGCCCCCCATTCCCGGACCCCCAAACTGGGAGCCCCCCATCCCAGCATGACCCCCCCCAaactgggacccccaaaccaccccccaTTCCTTGGAGGGCTCCCCACCCCTTCCATCACATTTCGGGGGGTGTGTCCAGACATGGGGGGTCCCCATCTccaaccccctccccaggcacccagcaTGTGATGGCGAGCGAagtgggggtgtcccccccgcccccctgctgccccccggcccccaaaccccccattTTTGGGAGGGCCAAGACGTCCTGGCCCGCTGGACCGACGGCCTCCTCTACCTGGGCACCATCAAAAGGTGGGTGCCCCCCTTAGACCCCCCAAGGGGTCCCCCTTTAGACCCCCCTTTTTTACCCCCCCACTTTTTAACACCCCCTTTTTTACCCCCCTTTTTTTGCCCCCCCAGGTGGACGCCGGCCGCCAGGGCTGCTAGTGCAATTCGAAGATAATTCCCAATTCCTCGTCCTCTGGAAAGACATCAGCCCCGGTAAGTGCCTCTATTTAATTAATTAccccttttttaattaattacacCCCCTTAAATTAATTACCCCCTAATTAATTATACCCCCTAattaacacccccccccccctcttccCAGCGGCGGTGCCGGGCGAGGATCAATCCTGCTGCGTCTGCTCCGGCCGAGCCCTGAACCCCGAAAACCTCCTGGTTCGCTGCGAAAAGTGCGGCCACGGTGAGACACCCCCAAAAACAACCCCTCTACCTTTACCCCGCACCCCAAAATTTAacagcccccccccaaaaatactcccccccccccaaaaaaaaaaaaaaaaagcctaccaCCAGCAGTGCcacctccccgccgcccgccccggcccctggATGTGTCGTCGCTGCGTCTTCGCCGTCGCCACCAAGGTGAGCCCAAATTTGGGGTGCCAGCGAAGCGTACCCCATTTTTACCCCTCCCCCATTCTTTTAcacccctttttctttttccagagagGGGGGGCATTAAAAAAAGGCCCCCACGCCAAGGCGATGCTCAGCATGAAAGCCGTCCTCCCTTACCAATTGAAGAGCCTGGAGTGGGACCCTCCCCACCTCACCAACCGCCAGCAGTGCTATTGCTATTGTGGGGGGCCCGGGGAGTGAGTAGAGCCCCCCCCCCTTTAATTTTagggtccccccccccccaaaaaatattatttaatatcaaTTTTTTGAAGGTGGAACTTGAAGATGCTGCAGTGCCGGGGCTGCGCCCAGTGGTTCCACGAAGCCTGCACCCAGTGCCTGAGCAAACCCCTCCTCTACGGGGACcggtgggtttggggggccccc
The sequence above is drawn from the Ciconia boyciana chromosome 29, ASM3463844v1, whole genome shotgun sequence genome and encodes:
- the KIFC1 gene encoding kinesin-like protein KIFC1, with translation MAAAAPAAPGGALRDAAAGPGPGPGPGPVPSRLPVRGVRAKRPVSGQEAAAAAPEQKRPRPGPAGPGPARPGGGGRAPLKALSVAAAARPAPPKAASATAAPRAGECAVPPTVATAPRPKRPPWDLKGQVSDLRAALGACREKTRGLEGENRTLRQRLETLLRDLRERESRENHLGQRLESLDAELLAYREESERLRRERESLATEKGRLEEEVERRGRALAEAEGRARDLTARLEEKEAQLELAQGTLRQRAAEAAELRAEAAAREERLGRQEERLHGLEMERRRLHNLVQELKGNIRVFCRVRPVLPEEEERQKGLKLLHFPPHDDKALVLSRPEESHVGRERRGDVRYDFSFDRVFPPPASQREIFEEIALLVQSALDGYHVCIFAYGQTGSGKTYTMEGPDVLDPETRGVIPRAVRQVFQGAQELAEKGWEYGFSASFLEIYNESLRDLLASRPERRAELEIRRVSSASEELHVPNLRCVPVASEEEVLELLQTAAANRSVARTALNDRSSRSHCVFQLRIQGSNPARDLRCASVLSLVDLAGSERLDKSLSRGERLRETQAINTSLSALGLVIMALSNKEPHVPYRNSKLTYLLQNSLGGSAKMLMFVNISPLEENFTESLNSLRFASKVNECVVGTAHANRK